In Centroberyx gerrardi isolate f3 chromosome 11, fCenGer3.hap1.cur.20231027, whole genome shotgun sequence, the following are encoded in one genomic region:
- the LOC139914516 gene encoding clustered mitochondria protein homolog has product MGNVVQCCQTLSNYIKCTDAPAQGEVERSPLLSDEGSECDSSTLPDDLEDDLLTVSTGIMNPTLEPEHFLFPDIILSSNLGGDVALVEPMVCLLVSEEEEGGGEGVRRDEAGDEGQEWADGGRNRLYTEVETQTEAETQIGTGIQSQTELRPAKTGENDNKTGPQHAVELESVLPQVEEGGAEMKQVTLFLVDRLFLAAPHVKAAPSQNEEGPKNDGSEQTDANKMEQLSIQDIVTLQEMGFNLKIQAPGTESFELQVSGQMLVAELHQVLMDHEFTCHRTCFSLQLGGSVLDSLAELRSIQGVQDGALIKVVEDSYTVRDARLHLRHVRDLLRSLDPMDAHNGVNGSSLSYLSLYTRGEMDSESGGKKRASEKESVDCSPPEYVLPGCKDRPLTPLQPMRDDCKPLQCLRVLTMSSWNPPPGNRKMHGDLMYLNIVTTEERDLNITSSTRGFYLNQSTAFKFNPKPAVPKILCHSLVELLSQVSPAFRKNFNALQKKRVLRHPYERIATPFQVFTWIAPHGDHALDCVRAEETHTSRMGQDEHTAGQSRDWNEELQGCRELPRRNLQERLHRERNMFKTNSDFVGAATRGAVAVVDGNVMALNPGEEPRMQMFIWNSLFFSLGFDISDHYRPLGGNAAAHAAAICDLRGVQAYTSTDTEGLHTLGTAVVDYRGNRVIAQTIVPGILEKNQEQSVVYGSNDYGKTVLTHPRFLELLDKASGPLRIHRHQVLDHNDSPMELCSCVETKGILGNDGRPYILDLLRTFPPDLNFLFSEQKEEEEKVPEECQSFGYPRRHRHSLASLRPELIEAFVQHRYELFVKMASMGLSQLEADPESQEKAGDSPGTTQAKDTGQKEELVKVLETGDAATAGADMDFQRRKVIMDACKAVGSVSDSRFDIRFNPDVYSSGVRFPPECAEEVQKQKQLLWDAAAFLLSNQIPAVLRDCLDQTAVPMDGASLTSALHQRGVNVRYLGSLLEVLQRAEERGRLSHVQRISISELIIRSAKHIFKIYLQDVEPAAFSAAVSHFLNCLLSSSSSLPDSGSDELLSRRRSRRRRSHGSRVAMLTDSVWARLTPSELWGRIRTEAEDYYHYSLHSESIDEVIEKHSLQKISLLREIAIRTGIQVQLREYAFESRHRPAFGEEDVVNMFPVVKYLKPTATDATRLIQHAQVTVQQGLLKDGYESISQALTLFSSVCGVLHEDVCMCLRLLGRLSYILGEYADALSHQEKAVMSSERVQGIDHPQTIQDYTYLALYCFAGGQHSTSLRLLYRARYLTLLVSGEDHPQVALLDSMLGLVLHGLMEYELSLKFLQNALILTSKYHGATSLKHAHSHHLLATVYESKGEFRSALQHEKEAYSIYKSQVGENHDSTKESSEYLKSLTQQAVILQKAINHIYSNTPSACIPPPKFSTPSLPIILQQLNLTCGIILIPLSAKEIADLRTELKGKEKAQVQELENWLQLKDSRSADNGQQH; this is encoded by the exons atgggaaatgtagtccaGTGCTGCCAAACATTATCAAACTACATAAAGTGTACCGATGCACCGGCGCAGGGCGAGGTGGAGCGGTCCCCTCTGCTGTCCGACGAGGGGAGTGAATGCGACTCGTCGACCCTGCCGGACGACCTGGAGGATGACCTGTTAACCGTCTCCACCGGTATAATGAACCCCACTCTTGAACCAgaacacttcctgtttcctgacATCATCCTGAGCAGCAACCTGGGAGGGGATGTGGCTCTGGTGGAACCGATGGTGTGTCTCCTGGTgtccgaggaggaggagggaggaggcgaggGAGTAAGGAGGGACGAGGCAGGAGACGAGGGACAAGAGTGGGCcgatggagggagaaacaggctATATACTGAGGTGGAGACTCAGACTGAGGCGGAGACGCAGATTGGAACTGGG ATTCAGAGCCAGACAGAGCTGCGTCCAGCCAAGACGGGAGAGAACGACAACAAGACCGGTCCGCAGCATGCTGTGGAGCTGGAGAGCGTTCTGCCACAGGTGGAAGAGGGAGGAGCCGAGATGAAGCAAGTGACGTTGTTTTTAGTCGACAGGCTGTTTCTGGCAGCCCCACATGTCAAAG CGGCTCCAAGTCAAAATGAGGAAGGTCCTAAGAATGATGGCTCAGAGCAGACTGATGCCAATAAAATGGAGCAACTTAGCATCCAAGACATAGTAACCCTCCAAGAGATGGGCTTCAATCTCAAAATCCAGGCTCCTGGAACAGAAAGTTTTGAACTCCAG gtaTCAGGCCAGATGCTGGTGGCAGAGCTGCACCAGGTGCTGATGGACCATGAGTTCACCTGCCACCGCACATGCTTCTCCCTGCAGCTGGGAGGCAGCGTGCTCGACAGCCTCGCAGAGCTGCGCTCCATCCAGGGCGTCCAGGATGGAGCGCTCATCAAGGTGGTGGAGG ATTCTTACACAGTGCGTGACGCTCGTCTTCATCTCAGACATGTCCGTGATCTTCTGAGGAGCCTTGACCCCATGGATGCACACAACGGAGTCAACGGCAGCTCACTGTCCTACCTCAGCCTTTACACCCGAGGAGAGATGG ACAGTGAAAGTGGGGGGAAGAAGCGAGCGTCAGAGAAGGAGTCTGTTGACTGCAGCCCTCCAGAATACGTCCTCCCTGGATGCAAGGACCGCCCCCTTACTCCGCTGCAGCCAATGAGAGATGATTGCAAG CCCTTGCAGTGCCTGCGGGTCCTGACCATGAGCAGCTGGAACCCTCCTCCAGGGAACAGGAAGATGCATGGGGACTTAATGTACCTCAACATCGTGACAACGGAAGAGCGAGACCTCAACATTACTTCCTCTACACGAGGCTTCTACCTCAACCA GTCAACTGCCTTCAAATTCAACCCGAAGCCTGCAGTTCCCAAAATCCTTTGCCACTCTCTAGTGGAACTGTTGAGTCAGGTCAGCCCCGCTTTCAGGAAAAACTTCAACGCCCTGCAGAAGAAGAG GGTCCTGCGACACCCCTATGAGCGGATAGCAACACCTTTCCAGGTGTTTACCTGGATCGCGCCTCATGGAGACCACGCCCTCGACTGTGTCAGAGCGGAGGAGACGCACACCAGCCGCATGGGCCAGGACGAGCACACAGCTGGACAG AGTCGGGATTGGAATGAGGAGCTGCAGGGATGCAGAGAACTGCCCCGGAGGAACCTTCAGGAACGCCTGCACAGGGAGAGGAACATGTTCAAG acCAACAGTGACTTTGTTGGTGCTGCGACACGAGGGGCCGTAGCGGTTGTCGACGGTAACGTCATGGCGTTAAACCCAGGGGAGGAGCCTCGAATGCAGATGTTTATCTGGAACAGCCTCTTCTTCAGCCTGGGGTTTGACATATCTGACCATTACCGCCCATTGGGAGGCAATGCTGCTGCCCATGCTGCTGCCATCTGTGACCTGAGAGGAGTGCAG GCATACACATCCACTGACACAGAGGGGCTACACACACTCGGGACAGCTGTGGTGGATTACCGTGGCAACCGTGTCATCGCCCAGACCATCGTACCTGGGATACTGGAGAAGAATCAGGAGCAGAGCGTGGTCTATGGCTCTAACGACTATGGAAAGACTGTTCTCACACACCCCAG gtttctggagctgctggacaAGGCCAGCGGCCCACTGAGAATCCATCGTCACCAGGTGCTCGACCACAACGACAGCCCAATGGAACTTTGCTCTTGCGTTGAGACCAAGGGCATCCTGGGTAATGACGGACGACCCTACATCTTGGACCTTCTCCGGACCTTCCCGCCAGACCTGAACTTCCTGTTCTCAGagcaaaaggaggaggaggagaaggtgccGGAGGAATGCCAGAGCTTTGGTTACCCACGGCGACACCGTCACAGCCTGGCCAGTCTGAGGCCGGAGCTGATAGAGGCTTTTGTCCAgcacag ATATGAACTCTTCGTCAAGATGGCGTCCATGGGGCTCAGCCAGTTAGAAGCAGATCCCGAGAGCCAGGAGAAGGCAGGAGATTCACCAGGAACGACCCAGGCTAAAGACACAGGGCAGAAAGAGGAGCTGGTCAAAGTACTGGAAACTGGAGATGCAGCCACAGCTGGAGCTGACATGG ATTTTCAGAGAAGAAAGGTGATCATGGATGCTTGTAAGGCTGTTGGCTCAGTGAGTGACTCTCGCTTTGACATCCGCTTCAATCCTGATGTTTACTCTTCAG GTGTGCGTTTCCCCCCTGAGTGTGCTGAAGAGGTTCAGAAGCAGAAGCAGTTATTATGGGATGCCGCTGCCTTCCTACTATCCAATCAGATTCCAGCAGTG ctgCGGGACTGTCTCGACCAAACAGCAGTTCCTATGGATGGAGCCAGCCTGACCTCAGCGCTGCACCAGCGGGGGGTGAACGTCCGTTACCTGGGCAGCCTGCTGGAGGTGCTGCAGCgggcggaggagagagggaggctcaGCCACGTTCAG AGAATTTCCATCAGTGAACTGATCATCAGAAGTGCAAAACACATCTTCAAGATCTATCTACAG GATGTGGAACCGGCAGCTTTCTCCGCTGCTGTCAGCCACTTCCTGAACTGCCTCCtgagttcctcctcctctctccctgactccGGCTCAGACGAGCTTCTCTCTCGTCGCAGGAGCCGGCGTCGGCGTAGCCATGGAAGCCGAGTTGCCATGTtgacagacagtgtgtgggcTAGACTGACGCCCAGTGAGCTGTGGGGCAGGATCAGGACCGAGGCTGAGGATTATTACCACTACTCACTTCAcag TGAAAGTATAGATGAAGTAATAGAGAAGCACAGCCTCCAGAAGATCTCCCTACTCAGAGAGATTGCCATCAGAACAGGCATCCAg GTGCAGTTGAGGGAGTATGCGTTTGAGTCTCGTCACAGGCCGGCGTTTGGTGAGGAAGACGTCGTCAACATGTTCCCTGTGGTCAAATATCTCAAGCCTACAGCGACTGATGCCACACGGCTTATACAGCATGCACAGGTCACAGTACAACAGG GGCTTCTCAAAGACGGCTATGAATCGATAAGCCAGGCCCTGACTCTGTTCAGCAGCGTCTGTGGGGTCCTGCATGAGgacgtgtgtatgtgcctgcGTCTGCTGGGACGGCTCAGCTACATCTTGGGGGAATATGCAGAT GCCCTGAGCCACCAGGAAAAGGCTGTCATGAGCAGTGAGAGAGTACAAGGTATAGACCATCCACAGACGATACAGGACTAT ACGTACCTGGCCCTGTACTGCTTCGCGGGCGGCCAGCACTCGACCTCCCTGCGTCTGCTGTACCGCGCTCGTTACCTCACTCTCCTAGTGAGTGGAGAGGACCATCCACAGGTCGCACTGCTGGAT AGTATGCTTGGTCTGGTGCTTCATGGTCTGATGGAGTATGAGCTTTCCCTGAAGTTCCTACAGAATGCCTTAATTTTAACCTCAAAATACCACGGTGCCACATcactcaaacatgcacacag TCATCACCTGCTCGCCACTGTGTACGAGAGTAAAGGAGAGTTTCGTTCAGCCCTGCAACATGAGAAAGAGGCTTATTCAATATATAAGAGCCag GTTGGCGAGAACCATGACAGTACGAAGGAAAGCTCAGAGTACCTGAAGAGCCTCACTCAACAGGCTGTGATCCTGCAGAAAGCCATCAACCACATCTACAGCAACACACCTAGTGCCTGTATTCCACCGCCAAAG TTTTCCACACCAAGCCTTCCCATAATCCTTCAGCAACTCAACCTAACCTGTGGAATCATTCTCATTCCTCTCAG TGCGAAGGAAATTGCAGATCTGAGGACTGAgttgaaaggaaaggagaaggctCAGGTGCAGGAGCTGGAGAACTGGTTACAGCTAAAAGACTCGAGATCTGCAGACAACGGACAACAACACTGA
- the ccdc92bb gene encoding coiled-coil domain containing 92Bb has translation MQTGRLERQVASVERGMAFLKQEHLAMLTGLQLEITHLKRRCHELSCELDSRFPDRTAAEEEAELAARCEAAERLLEEQQCMMVAVRGELRAGRARASALGRSLKEEERHFLEELKRRSHKITTLSRELQRQTVTTTTLCHELHTARLKLYQQRQSTEDAAAGEEEAQGKEEEGGEEEEEEEEEDEDDEDDEGEGSDWLLSPPPPVSSSQSETRQRRRVSVREERVRACVPQERVTSPQRPHPMPDPALFLVPLRYRLLRWSRPIRTRDREGLEDEWEDIEESRVHRRVDMGAGEGETAL, from the exons ATGCAGACGGGCAGGCTGGAGCGGCAGGTGGCCAGTGTGGAGAGAGGCATGGCCTTCCTGAAGCAGGAGCACCTTGCCATGCTCACCGGCCTGCAGCTGGAGATCACACACCTCAAGAGGCGCTGCCACG agcTTAGCTGTGAGCTGGACTCCAGGTTTCCTGACAGAACCGCAGCAG aggaggaggcggagctggCGGCACGCTGTGAGGCCGCTGAGCGTCtcctggaggagcagcagtgCATGATGGTCGCTGTGCGCGGGGAGCTGCGGGCCGGCCGGGCGCGGGCGTCGGCGCTCGGGAGGAGCCTCAAGGAGGAGGAGCGTCACTTCCTGGAGGAACTGAAACGCCGCAGCCACAAGATCACGACGCTGAGCCGCGAGCTTCAGCGCCAGACCGTCACCACGACGACCCTCTGCCACGAGCTCCACACCGCACGCCTGAAACTCTACCAGCAACGCCAAAGCACAGAGGACGCTGCAGCGGGAGAGGAGGAAGCccaaggaaaggaagaagaaggaggagaggaggaggaggaagaagaagaggaggatgaagatgacgAAGATGATGAAGGGGAAGGCTCCGACTGGCTCCTGTCTCCGCCTCCCCCGGTTTCTTCCAGCCAGTCGGAGACGAGACAGAGGAGGCGTGTGAgcgtgagggaggagagggtccGAGCTTGCGTCCCGCAGGAGAGAGTGACATCACCGCAGAGGCCACACCCCATGCCCGACCCCGCCCTCTTCTTGGTGCCGCTCAGATACAGGCTCCTTCGCTGGAGCAGACCAATCAGAACGCGGGACAGGGAGGGGCTGGAGGACGAGTGGGAGGATatagaggagagcagagtgcaCAGGAGAGTGGACATGggggcaggagagggagaaaccGCTCTGTGA